A genome region from Thermoanaerobacterium xylanolyticum LX-11 includes the following:
- a CDS encoding DUF1648 domain-containing protein, with translation MKGLYFINLLMPYFILIIIGVITPFITRKTIVFGVHVPKDFLNDKELQRIKTSYIINFLTVSLIFLILVISRMRNINFAVGGIFVEVIIMFAMYMKAHHEIAALKSKREWSKGKKEVAVVDIDFRKEKIVVSPLWFLLPAAIAILTLVVGIYMYPKIPQRIPMHFNFRGEADSFADKSILSVFSICIVQAFMTGLMFFAFKMIELAKQQIDPSDPEISKEKNLRFRRIWSGFVVFTSILINAMLMVTALIIYGVGKGWQNIMAIFSLLLALIIIIAVIILSIKTGQGGERIKINKENEKLISVDRDDDKYWKGGLIYYNPDDPALFVEKRFGVGWTFNFARPTAWLFILAVILIILVIALIK, from the coding sequence GTGAAGGGATTGTATTTTATCAATCTTTTGATGCCATATTTCATATTAATCATAATAGGTGTTATTACACCATTCATTACTCGCAAGACTATTGTATTTGGTGTCCATGTTCCCAAGGACTTTTTAAATGATAAAGAGCTTCAAAGGATTAAAACTTCTTATATAATAAATTTTTTGACTGTAAGTTTAATCTTTTTGATTCTTGTCATCAGCAGAATGAGAAACATAAATTTTGCTGTTGGTGGTATTTTTGTTGAAGTAATCATTATGTTTGCAATGTATATGAAAGCCCACCATGAAATAGCTGCATTAAAATCTAAAAGAGAGTGGAGCAAAGGGAAAAAAGAAGTAGCAGTTGTAGACATAGATTTTAGAAAGGAAAAGATAGTTGTATCGCCTTTATGGTTTTTATTGCCTGCAGCGATAGCAATTTTGACATTAGTTGTTGGGATATATATGTATCCGAAGATACCACAAAGAATACCAATGCATTTTAATTTTCGAGGTGAAGCAGATTCATTTGCTGATAAGTCAATTTTGTCAGTGTTTTCAATATGCATAGTACAGGCGTTTATGACCGGTTTGATGTTTTTTGCATTCAAGATGATTGAATTAGCTAAACAACAGATAGATCCTTCGGATCCAGAGATTTCAAAGGAAAAGAACTTAAGGTTTAGGAGAATATGGTCGGGTTTCGTCGTGTTTACATCTATTCTAATTAATGCTATGTTGATGGTAACAGCGCTTATTATATACGGAGTAGGTAAGGGTTGGCAAAATATTATGGCTATTTTTTCATTGTTGTTGGCATTGATCATAATAATCGCTGTGATAATCTTATCTATAAAGACCGGTCAAGGTGGTGAAAGGATAAAAATAAATAAAGAAAATGAGAAGCTGATATCAGTTGATAGAGACGACGATAAATATTGGAAAGGAGGGCTCATTTACTATAATCCTGACGATCCAGCGTTGTTTGTAGAGAAGCGATTTGGCGTAGGGTGGACTTTCAATTTTGCAAGGCCAACAGCGTGGCTATTTATATTGGCGGTTATATTGATAATTTTAGTGATAGCATTAATAAAATGA
- a CDS encoding slipin family protein — protein sequence MDASAISILSTVFIGVFAIECIWWIVWMAIAASRKIMANFYFMLVTFIIWCGLDVYAVINMNVNFAVIGIVLVIIPFIILPGMVKIITEYQRGVLFRFGKLSGLLGPGFNVIFPFGIDRVIKVDLRTFTIDVAKQEVITKDNVPVNVDAVVYFNVFDPILAITKVANYTQSTTLLGQTILRSILGQHELDEMLAKRAELNEKLRELLDEATDPWGIKVTAVEIKSIELPDTMKRAMAKQAEAERERRAKVIFADGEFQASQKLKEAAAVISTEPAALQLRYLQTLPEIAAEKNSTILFPIPIELFNVFTKLVEDKKEKQ from the coding sequence ATGGATGCATCGGCAATCTCAATTTTAAGCACTGTCTTTATTGGTGTTTTCGCTATTGAATGTATTTGGTGGATTGTATGGATGGCAATAGCAGCATCAAGAAAGATCATGGCAAATTTCTACTTCATGCTGGTGACGTTCATAATTTGGTGTGGTCTTGATGTATATGCGGTAATAAATATGAACGTCAATTTTGCAGTGATTGGAATTGTATTAGTCATCATACCGTTTATAATACTACCTGGCATGGTAAAAATAATTACGGAGTACCAAAGGGGAGTTCTGTTTCGATTTGGAAAATTGTCTGGACTTTTAGGACCTGGGTTTAATGTTATATTTCCATTTGGAATAGATAGAGTAATAAAAGTAGATTTAAGGACTTTTACAATCGATGTTGCAAAGCAGGAAGTCATTACAAAGGACAATGTTCCTGTAAATGTTGATGCTGTTGTTTACTTTAATGTGTTTGATCCTATATTAGCTATAACGAAGGTTGCAAATTATACTCAAAGCACCACACTCCTTGGGCAAACAATATTGCGCTCAATACTTGGTCAGCATGAACTTGATGAGATGCTGGCAAAGAGAGCAGAGCTTAATGAAAAGCTTAGGGAGTTGTTGGATGAAGCTACGGATCCTTGGGGAATCAAGGTTACGGCAGTGGAGATAAAGAGCATTGAGCTTCCGGATACGATGAAAAGGGCTATGGCAAAACAGGCGGAAGCAGAAAGGGAGAGACGGGCCAAAGTCATTTTTGCGGATGGCGAGTTTCAAGCATCTCAAAAACTTAAAGAAGCTGCTGCTGTCATATCCACAGAGCCTGCGGCATTGCAGTTGAGATACCTTCAGACGCTTCCAGAAATAGCTGCTGAAAAAAATTCTACTATATTGTTCCCTATACCCATAGAGCTTTTTAACGTTTTTACAAAGCTTGTGGAAGATAAAAAGGAAAAGCAATGA
- a CDS encoding endonuclease/exonuclease/phosphatase family protein, with protein sequence MIIKVMTYNIHGGKDIEGNLTLYGISNLIREIGVDIVGLQEVDVFLKRSYFLNEIKYLAKRLKMHYAFGPNLRIGFGSFGNGILSRYPIVKKKNHHIYSKGERRGVLTALIQLNENKKIWFLTTHLGLNRKERLVQSQEILKIVSNLEYPVIMTGDFNETPGEEAYSTIIRVLKDAVNTQNSAFHTYVDGCENVRIDYIMHSKGMRVESIKAIDSTLSDHLPVVASLRCDF encoded by the coding sequence ATGATTATTAAAGTTATGACGTACAATATTCATGGTGGAAAGGATATTGAAGGAAATTTGACATTGTACGGGATTTCTAATTTGATTAGAGAAATAGGTGTTGATATTGTCGGATTGCAAGAGGTTGACGTGTTTTTAAAGCGTTCATATTTTTTAAACGAGATTAAGTATCTGGCAAAAAGGCTTAAAATGCATTATGCTTTTGGACCGAATTTAAGAATTGGGTTTGGATCGTTTGGCAATGGAATACTTTCCAGGTATCCTATTGTAAAGAAAAAGAATCATCACATTTACTCAAAAGGTGAAAGAAGGGGTGTATTGACAGCGTTGATACAGCTAAATGAAAACAAAAAGATATGGTTTTTGACTACCCATTTGGGACTTAATCGTAAAGAGAGATTGGTGCAGTCACAAGAAATATTGAAAATCGTTTCGAACTTGGAATATCCGGTTATTATGACGGGGGATTTTAATGAGACACCTGGAGAAGAAGCTTATTCTACCATAATCAGAGTGCTTAAAGATGCTGTAAATACTCAAAATTCTGCTTTTCACACTTATGTGGATGGATGCGAAAATGTCAGAATAGATTATATAATGCATTCAAAAGGCATGCGCGTTGAATCAATAAAGGCTATTGACTCTACTTTATCAGATCATTTACCGGTAGTAGCTTCTTTAAGGTGTGATTTTTGA
- the hisZ gene encoding ATP phosphoribosyltransferase regulatory subunit, with product MKNLPDGVQDFLPDELRFKRNIENILRNTFELSGYEEIMPPTFEYIDNFSVTSGIFFDENNIYRFFDKKGDLLALRPDVTTQVARIASTKYNEYPLKFSYIANVFRYDNPQVGRMREFTQAGIELIGRNHEYSDAECISVAIEALRNIEIKDFKVDIGQAEFFKSILCELRLTKEEEDILKGLLKDKNQSEIEYFLKYNNITGRNYELVANLPLFFGGIDVVEEAKRVYGFESAMKALNYLERVYDILKDFDMDSYITFDLGMVQSIDYYTGLIFRVFVKDLGYAICAGGRYDNLLKNYGKDLPATGFAISVERAMLALQSQSGITTKKPKRVAVVFDEKNRKVAYDIAVKLRKQGNIAELVNMDNSEYANRKKFDEIIKAGVQDG from the coding sequence ATGAAGAATTTACCTGACGGAGTACAGGATTTTTTGCCTGATGAGTTGAGATTCAAGCGAAACATAGAAAATATATTGAGAAATACATTTGAATTATCAGGATACGAAGAGATAATGCCGCCTACATTTGAGTACATTGACAACTTTTCTGTCACATCGGGAATTTTTTTCGATGAAAACAATATTTACAGGTTTTTTGATAAAAAAGGAGATCTACTGGCATTAAGACCTGATGTTACGACACAAGTGGCGAGAATAGCATCTACAAAATACAATGAATATCCGCTTAAATTTTCCTACATTGCTAATGTTTTTAGATATGATAATCCACAAGTAGGCAGAATGAGGGAATTTACACAGGCAGGAATAGAGCTTATAGGGAGAAATCATGAATATTCTGACGCAGAGTGTATATCTGTTGCAATTGAAGCTCTTAGAAACATTGAGATAAAAGATTTTAAAGTAGATATTGGTCAAGCAGAATTTTTTAAATCGATACTTTGTGAGTTGAGGCTGACTAAGGAGGAAGAAGATATTCTAAAAGGACTTCTTAAAGACAAGAATCAGTCAGAGATCGAATATTTTTTAAAATACAACAATATTACAGGGCGTAACTATGAATTGGTAGCTAATTTGCCACTTTTCTTTGGGGGCATAGATGTTGTAGAAGAAGCAAAACGCGTATATGGATTTGAAAGTGCCATGAAAGCTTTAAACTATCTTGAGAGAGTTTATGACATTTTAAAAGATTTTGACATGGATAGTTACATTACATTTGATTTAGGCATGGTTCAAAGTATCGATTACTACACAGGACTAATATTTAGAGTATTTGTAAAAGACCTTGGTTATGCAATTTGTGCAGGTGGCAGGTATGACAACTTGTTGAAAAATTACGGCAAAGACTTACCAGCTACTGGTTTTGCTATAAGCGTTGAAAGAGCTATGTTAGCACTTCAAAGTCAAAGCGGCATAACCACTAAAAAGCCTAAGAGGGTGGCAGTGGTTTTTGATGAAAAAAACAGAAAAGTTGCATACGACATCGCAGTGAAATTGAGAAAGCAAGGGAATATAGCTGAACTTGTAAATATGGACAACAGTGAATATGCTAACAGAAAGAAATTTGATGAAATTATCAAGGCAGGTGTGCAAGATGGATAG
- the hisG gene encoding ATP phosphoribosyltransferase, translating into MDSITVALPKGRLAEKSFEVFASCGITTNIQNEISRKLFIYDHENNLNFILVKPSDVPTYVEHGAADLGVCGKDVLLELKRDCYEVLDLGFGRCKMVVAGPLNKKDNFLSNKRVATKFPAIAEEFYKKKGENVEIIKLNGSVELAPLVGLSEVIVDIVETGTTLKENGLTVYEEIFSSSARLIVNKASMKTKSERIKEIIYKLKGAIESDMFKA; encoded by the coding sequence ATGGATAGCATAACAGTAGCGCTGCCTAAAGGGAGATTGGCAGAAAAGTCTTTTGAAGTATTTGCATCATGTGGCATAACTACAAACATTCAAAATGAGATTTCGAGAAAATTATTTATATACGATCATGAAAATAATCTCAATTTTATACTTGTAAAGCCATCTGATGTGCCTACTTATGTAGAGCACGGTGCTGCAGATTTGGGTGTTTGCGGAAAAGATGTGCTTTTGGAATTGAAAAGAGACTGTTACGAGGTTCTTGATTTGGGATTTGGCAGATGTAAAATGGTTGTTGCAGGCCCTTTGAATAAGAAGGATAATTTTTTGAGCAACAAGAGGGTTGCGACTAAATTTCCAGCTATAGCTGAAGAATTTTACAAAAAAAAAGGAGAAAATGTGGAAATTATAAAATTAAATGGTTCTGTAGAATTGGCTCCATTAGTAGGGTTGTCTGAAGTCATAGTGGATATCGTAGAGACTGGGACAACTCTAAAGGAAAATGGACTTACAGTGTATGAGGAGATATTTTCTTCTAGCGCGAGGCTTATCGTAAATAAAGCCAGCATGAAGACAAAAAGTGAAAGGATAAAGGAAATAATATACAAATTAAAAGGCGCTATAGAAAGCGATATGTTTAAGGCTTAG
- the hisD gene encoding histidinol dehydrogenase, protein MIEIFDFRSSIDYKVIEKLTNRSKLEDKRIEDIVYEIIQNVKMNKNKALFDYTLKYDGVEIDESTIMVSQEEIDDAYSKVDGDFLSSLRKAIKNIEDYHQNQKQKTWMDFKDGIVYGQKIRPLEKVGIYVPGGTASYPSSVIMNSIPAKVAGVDEIIMVTPIKVGISPFVLVAANEVGIKKVYKIGGAQAIAALAFGTESVPKVDKIVGPGNIFVAMAKKAVYGFVDIDMVAGPSEVLIVADESGNPSYLAADLLSQAEHDVMASAVLITTSIEVAESVKMEIERQIKYLERKEIIEKSINDYGAIIVVDDLDVALSIANEIAPEHLELVLENSFEMIGKVKNAGAVFLGENSPEPLGDYMAGPNHVLPTSGTSKFFSPLSVDDFIKKMSILYYDRKSLMKVADDIVRLAESEGLTAHANSIKVRYR, encoded by the coding sequence GTGATAGAAATTTTCGATTTTAGAAGCTCGATTGATTACAAAGTAATAGAAAAGTTGACTAATAGATCAAAATTAGAAGATAAAAGGATAGAGGATATTGTTTATGAAATAATTCAAAATGTAAAGATGAATAAAAATAAGGCTTTGTTTGACTACACACTGAAATACGATGGTGTTGAAATAGACGAGAGCACCATAATGGTATCACAAGAAGAAATAGATGATGCATACAGCAAAGTAGATGGCGATTTTTTATCGTCTTTAAGGAAAGCCATAAAAAATATTGAAGATTATCACCAAAATCAAAAGCAAAAGACGTGGATGGATTTTAAAGACGGTATAGTGTATGGTCAGAAAATCAGACCTTTAGAAAAAGTGGGTATTTACGTGCCTGGTGGAACTGCTTCTTACCCATCTTCTGTCATTATGAACAGCATTCCGGCAAAAGTTGCTGGAGTTGATGAGATTATTATGGTTACGCCCATAAAGGTGGGGATAAGTCCATTTGTGTTGGTTGCTGCTAATGAAGTAGGAATCAAAAAAGTATATAAAATCGGTGGAGCTCAGGCAATTGCGGCATTGGCTTTTGGAACAGAATCTGTGCCAAAGGTGGATAAAATAGTCGGACCAGGAAATATATTTGTTGCGATGGCTAAGAAAGCTGTTTATGGATTCGTAGACATCGATATGGTGGCAGGACCAAGCGAAGTTTTAATAGTGGCTGATGAAAGTGGCAATCCCTCCTATCTTGCAGCAGATCTTTTGTCGCAAGCAGAGCACGATGTTATGGCATCTGCGGTTTTAATCACCACTTCGATTGAGGTTGCAGAGAGTGTAAAGATGGAGATAGAAAGGCAAATTAAGTATCTTGAAAGAAAGGAAATAATAGAAAAATCAATAAATGATTATGGAGCCATAATTGTCGTTGATGACTTAGATGTAGCATTAAGCATAGCAAATGAAATAGCACCTGAGCACTTAGAACTTGTTTTAGAAAATTCTTTTGAGATGATAGGAAAAGTAAAAAATGCAGGTGCGGTTTTCTTAGGAGAAAATTCGCCAGAACCTTTAGGAGACTATATGGCAGGTCCTAACCATGTGCTTCCTACCAGTGGAACATCGAAGTTTTTTTCGCCGCTTTCCGTTGATGATTTCATTAAAAAGATGAGCATCCTCTACTACGACAGAAAATCGCTGATGAAGGTAGCAGATGACATAGTAAGGCTTGCAGAATCAGAAGGGCTTACTGCACATGCTAATTCCATAAAAGTGAGGTACAGATAA
- the hisC gene encoding histidinol-phosphate transaminase, with protein sequence MIYDLIRDEIKGFKNYEVPTIECMYKMDANETPFGLPEATMNNLQEIVKSANVNRYPDPVSLKLRDKLAEYCGTTRENIFVGNGSDEIIHILMNAFVSKNDCVVYPVPSFSMYKVYSQIAGAKNVEVALKDDYSYNVDEIINTINIFNPKMVILCNPNNPTGTTLDRDDIVKILKVNDGITVVDEAYYEFYGDTVVDLIGKFERLIVLRTLSKAYGLAGLRVGYAVSNSDVISCLNMVKSPYNVNSISQAIALSVLEEGRVDEKVDYIKNERKFLQDGLKEIGNLKVYDSKANFLLIEFDDAYYVYNKLLEKGVLVRNFLGDKILSNALRVTIGTREANSYFLKCLKEILV encoded by the coding sequence ATGATATACGATTTGATTAGGGATGAGATAAAGGGTTTTAAGAATTACGAAGTCCCAACAATAGAATGTATGTATAAAATGGATGCAAATGAGACTCCTTTTGGCCTTCCTGAAGCTACTATGAATAATCTTCAGGAAATAGTAAAAAGTGCGAATGTCAATAGGTATCCGGACCCTGTAAGCTTAAAATTGAGAGATAAATTAGCGGAATACTGTGGCACAACCAGAGAAAATATCTTTGTAGGGAATGGTTCTGATGAGATAATTCATATATTGATGAACGCTTTTGTCTCAAAGAATGATTGTGTCGTATACCCCGTACCGTCTTTCAGCATGTACAAAGTGTATTCTCAAATAGCTGGTGCAAAAAATGTAGAAGTGGCCTTGAAAGATGATTACAGTTATAATGTCGATGAAATCATAAATACAATAAATATATTTAATCCTAAAATGGTCATTTTATGCAATCCCAACAATCCAACAGGTACTACATTAGATAGAGATGACATAGTAAAAATACTGAAGGTTAACGATGGAATTACGGTTGTTGATGAGGCTTACTATGAATTTTATGGAGATACAGTAGTTGATTTGATTGGAAAATTTGAAAGGCTTATTGTATTAAGGACCCTTTCAAAGGCGTATGGCCTTGCAGGATTGAGAGTTGGATATGCAGTATCAAACTCTGATGTAATTAGTTGCCTTAATATGGTTAAATCACCTTACAATGTAAACAGCATATCGCAAGCAATTGCATTAAGTGTTTTAGAAGAAGGACGAGTTGACGAAAAAGTTGATTACATCAAAAATGAAAGAAAATTTTTACAGGATGGATTAAAGGAAATAGGCAACTTAAAAGTGTATGATTCTAAGGCCAATTTTCTGCTGATAGAATTTGATGATGCTTACTATGTGTACAATAAACTATTGGAAAAGGGCGTACTTGTGAGAAATTTCTTAGGAGACAAAATCCTCTCTAATGCACTTCGCGTGACGATTGGAACGAGAGAAGCAAATAGTTATTTTTTAAAATGTCTTAAGGAGATATTAGTATGA
- the hisB gene encoding imidazoleglycerol-phosphate dehydratase HisB, which yields MREAEIRRKTNETDVYVKINIDGKGNSSIDTGIGFLDHMLTLFSKHGLFDLQVVAKGDLHVDTHHTVEDVGITLGQAFLKALDDKMSIKRYGVSYVPMDEALLRTVVDISGRPYLYYKLKLDSTLLGNFETETVEDFFRAFAFNSLITLHVEMLHGINTHHIIEGAFKSLGRALDEATKIDDRIDGIPSTKGSL from the coding sequence ATGAGAGAAGCGGAAATTAGAAGAAAGACAAATGAGACAGATGTATATGTGAAGATAAACATTGATGGGAAAGGAAATTCATCAATTGATACTGGAATAGGCTTTTTAGATCATATGCTAACTCTTTTTTCGAAACACGGTCTTTTTGACTTGCAAGTGGTTGCAAAAGGCGATTTGCACGTTGATACACATCATACTGTCGAAGATGTAGGTATAACGTTGGGGCAGGCTTTCTTAAAAGCTTTAGATGACAAGATGTCGATTAAGCGTTACGGTGTTTCATACGTCCCCATGGATGAAGCGCTTTTAAGAACGGTAGTTGACATAAGCGGAAGACCATATCTTTATTACAAATTGAAGCTTGACTCCACATTGCTTGGGAACTTTGAAACGGAAACTGTAGAAGATTTTTTTAGAGCATTTGCGTTTAATTCTTTGATTACGCTTCATGTAGAAATGCTACATGGCATAAACACACATCATATAATAGAGGGTGCTTTTAAATCGTTAGGACGTGCATTAGATGAAGCGACAAAAATAGATGACAGAATAGATGGAATACCATCAACGAAAGGCTCATTATAA
- the hisH gene encoding imidazole glycerol phosphate synthase subunit HisH, translating to MIGIVDYGMGNLRSVEKAFQYIGHDAKIIDDAKEIKDAAALVLPGVGAFPDAMEILNKRGISNAIKEEVEKGKMLLGICLGMQLLFDRSFEVRETEGLHILKGEISEIKTNLKVPHIGWNSLIIKKDNQLLNGVRDGDSVYFVHSYYLSNGDLDDICATVDYGISIPAVVCKDNVFSCQFHPEKSGNIGLKILRNFAEMI from the coding sequence ATGATAGGCATTGTAGATTATGGAATGGGAAACTTAAGAAGCGTAGAAAAAGCATTCCAATATATTGGGCATGATGCAAAAATCATCGATGATGCAAAAGAAATTAAAGATGCTGCAGCGCTGGTATTGCCCGGTGTAGGAGCTTTTCCTGACGCTATGGAGATATTAAATAAAAGAGGAATTTCAAATGCCATCAAAGAAGAAGTGGAAAAGGGAAAGATGCTATTAGGTATATGCCTTGGCATGCAGCTTTTGTTTGATAGAAGCTTTGAAGTCAGGGAGACTGAAGGATTGCACATTTTAAAAGGCGAAATATCTGAGATTAAGACAAATTTAAAAGTGCCACATATAGGCTGGAATTCTCTCATCATAAAAAAGGATAATCAACTTTTAAATGGGGTAAGGGATGGAGACAGCGTATATTTTGTCCATTCGTATTATCTTTCAAATGGAGATTTAGATGATATATGTGCGACAGTTGATTATGGAATTTCAATACCTGCTGTTGTATGTAAAGACAATGTATTTTCTTGCCAATTTCATCCTGAAAAAAGTGGTAACATTGGGCTTAAGATATTAAGGAATTTTGCAGAGATGATATGA
- the hisA gene encoding 1-(5-phosphoribosyl)-5-[(5-phosphoribosylamino)methylideneamino]imidazole-4-carboxamide isomerase — translation MLIIPAIDIIDGKCVRLTMGDYEKSTVYYEKPDDAAKAWRDHGAKRIHIVDLEGAKEGRLVNLRSIEKIRKAFDNEIEVGGGIRNIETVSELFNLGVDYIILGSVAVHDRRLLLEITEKYKDKIIVGIDAKDGYVATKGWLEKSHIKDDELAKEIKDIGLSTVIYTDIKKDGMMEGPNFDAIKNIVNTQLNVIASGGIATLDDIRRLKDIGAFGAIIGKALYTGRINLKDALEVVQ, via the coding sequence ATGCTTATTATACCTGCTATAGATATAATAGATGGTAAATGTGTAAGGCTTACAATGGGAGATTATGAGAAAAGTACAGTGTACTATGAAAAACCAGATGATGCAGCGAAGGCTTGGAGAGATCATGGTGCTAAAAGAATTCACATTGTCGATTTAGAAGGGGCTAAAGAAGGACGCCTTGTGAATTTGCGTTCTATCGAAAAAATAAGAAAAGCATTTGACAACGAAATAGAAGTAGGCGGTGGAATAAGAAACATTGAAACTGTTTCAGAGCTTTTTAATTTAGGTGTTGATTACATCATTTTAGGCAGTGTAGCAGTACATGACAGGCGATTGCTATTAGAGATCACTGAAAAATATAAAGATAAAATTATCGTGGGAATTGATGCAAAAGACGGATATGTTGCTACAAAAGGATGGCTTGAAAAAAGCCACATAAAAGATGATGAACTTGCAAAAGAGATTAAAGATATAGGTCTTAGTACGGTCATATACACAGACATTAAAAAGGATGGAATGATGGAGGGCCCTAATTTTGACGCAATAAAAAATATCGTCAATACTCAGTTGAATGTCATTGCTTCTGGAGGAATTGCCACATTGGATGACATACGGAGATTAAAAGACATTGGAGCATTTGGAGCTATAATAGGCAAAGCTCTTTATACAGGCAGAATAAATTTAAAGGACGCATTGGAGGTCGTACAATGA
- the hisF gene encoding imidazole glycerol phosphate synthase subunit HisF — MISKRIIPCLDVKDGRVVKGVNFVNLKDAGDPVDVAEEYNKAGADEIVFLDITASYEKRDIMIDVVRRTSEKVFIPLTVGGGIRTVDDFRRILKAGADKISINSEAVKNPDLIKDAAKKFGSQCVVVAIDAKRKNDGKGFDVYINGGRVNTGYDVLEWAKKVENLGAGEILLTSMDADGTKNGYDIELTRMVAENVRIPVIASGGAGCKEHFKEVFLEAKADAALAASLFHYGELEINKLKSYLKDNHIPVRMI, encoded by the coding sequence ATGATTTCAAAGAGGATTATACCTTGTCTTGATGTAAAAGATGGACGAGTTGTAAAAGGCGTGAATTTTGTAAATTTGAAAGATGCCGGAGATCCTGTAGATGTAGCAGAGGAATACAATAAAGCTGGTGCTGATGAGATAGTCTTTTTAGATATTACAGCGTCTTATGAAAAACGGGATATAATGATAGATGTTGTAAGAAGGACATCGGAGAAAGTATTCATACCCCTTACTGTAGGTGGAGGAATAAGGACTGTAGATGATTTCAGACGAATACTGAAGGCAGGAGCAGATAAAATTTCAATCAATTCCGAGGCAGTTAAGAATCCAGATCTTATAAAAGATGCTGCAAAGAAATTTGGCAGCCAATGCGTCGTTGTTGCAATAGATGCCAAAAGAAAGAATGATGGCAAAGGCTTTGATGTGTATATAAATGGGGGTCGTGTTAATACAGGATACGATGTATTAGAATGGGCAAAAAAGGTAGAAAACTTAGGCGCTGGTGAGATTTTGCTTACAAGCATGGATGCAGATGGAACGAAAAACGGATATGATATTGAATTGACGAGAATGGTGGCTGAAAATGTAAGAATACCTGTTATAGCATCGGGCGGTGCAGGCTGCAAAGAACACTTTAAAGAGGTTTTTTTGGAGGCAAAAGCCGATGCAGCATTGGCAGCTTCTCTATTTCACTATGGAGAGCTTGAGATAAATAAACTCAAAAGTTATCTTAAAGATAACCATATACCTGTCAGGATGATTTGA
- the hisIE gene encoding bifunctional phosphoribosyl-AMP cyclohydrolase/phosphoribosyl-ATP diphosphatase HisIE has protein sequence MERIVFMYIDELKFDDNGLIPAIVQDYKTKEVLMMAYMNRESLEKSLETKETYFFSRSRQCLWHKGETSGNIQHIKSIKYDCDGDTILIEVEADGPACHTGNRSCFYRSILDLSGDESESILKNLYRRIEGRKENPVEGSYTNYLFSKGLNKILKKIGEENTEILIASKEGDKEEIIYEIADYIYHLLVLMVEKEISLEDVYDELSRRYYKTDEFKEQHKMRKETK, from the coding sequence ATGGAAAGGATCGTGTTTATGTACATTGATGAATTGAAATTTGATGATAATGGATTGATACCCGCTATCGTTCAAGATTATAAGACAAAGGAAGTCCTTATGATGGCTTACATGAACAGGGAAAGTCTTGAGAAAAGTTTAGAAACTAAGGAGACGTATTTTTTCTCAAGAAGTAGGCAGTGCTTATGGCATAAAGGCGAAACATCCGGCAATATTCAACACATTAAATCTATCAAATACGACTGCGATGGTGATACGATCCTTATAGAGGTTGAAGCGGATGGACCTGCTTGTCATACAGGCAATAGAAGCTGCTTTTACAGAAGCATTTTAGATCTTTCAGGTGATGAAAGTGAATCAATCTTAAAAAATCTCTACAGAAGGATCGAAGGTAGAAAAGAAAATCCTGTAGAAGGGTCTTACACAAATTACCTTTTTTCAAAAGGATTGAATAAGATTTTGAAAAAGATTGGGGAAGAAAACACTGAAATATTGATCGCATCAAAAGAAGGTGACAAGGAAGAAATAATATATGAAATAGCTGATTATATTTATCACTTATTGGTTTTGATGGTAGAAAAAGAAATAAGCCTTGAAGATGTGTATGATGAACTTTCAAGAAGGTATTACAAAACAGATGAATTTAAAGAACAACACAAAATGAGAAAAGAGACAAAATAA